The following nucleotide sequence is from Candidatus Flexicrinis affinis.
ATCGCCTGCATCAACCCGTGAACGCGCATCGGCTTGTCGACATACATCGCGTGCAGCGACGGCGCGTCGAACCCAGTCATACATCGCGCACGATCAGCAATGCGCCGCTCTGTGGGCTAGATAACCGGCGCCTGTGCGCTTTGCGGACCGTCATGGACGACGGGCAAACCTCCTGAAACACAATTCACTGCAGCGCGATGACTGTGTCATAAGGGTCACAGCGTTCCTCCGGAACCCGTAGAACTGCCATGTCACCCCGCCGTTCGAAGAACGCCGGCGCACCGTCCGCCAGGAATCGCGCCGAGGTGATCGCTTCCGATACGCCGTCGAGCACTATTTCGTCGCTCAGATGCTCAAGGATGTGGACGTAATGGGTATCGCCGCGTCGCGTGCTGACGGCGACCGCCGTTGCCGGAATGCCGCCCTTTCGCGTCCCGTAGACCGCCTCTCCATTAACCTGAAGCCAGTCGCCGACTCGATGCAACCGACTGACCTGATCGGGCACGATTTCGCCAAGCGGCGTGGGTCCCACATTGAGGAGATAGTTTGCCCCCATGCTCGCGCTGCGCACCAACAGATGGATCAGCCGCCGCGTCGACTTCGTGTTGTGATCGGCCGCGGAGTAGCCCCAGTGATCGTTGATTGTCATGCACACCTCGATGGGGAGCGCGTGGATCTCCGTCGTGTTGAAGCCGGCCGTGTTCATGCCCGGCAAATCCTGCTCAAATCCCTGAATGTCCTCGCCGGGTAGCGGCGCTTCGTGACGATTGTTGCTGACGACTGCGTTCGGCTGGAGCGTGTGGATCATCTCATACAGCGCATCGTACTCGAACGACCCGCCGGCGACGAAGTAGGCATTGGCTTCGGTGATCGGGTGGCGGGGCCAATCCCCGTCAAACCACATGCAGGCAATCTCACCATAATTCGTACAAAGTTCACGCACCTGCCCGTGCAGAAACCCGACGTAGTCCGACCATGCCAGCCCGCTCTCGGTACGGAAACGATAGGCCGGGTGATGCCAGTCAAGCAGCGAACTGTAGAATCCCAGCTTCATGTCGCTGCGACGGGCCACTGCATCCGCAAGTTCTCGGATGGGGTCGCGCCCGAACGGTGTTGCCGTCACCTTGTAGTCGCTCAGCGCGGTGTCATACATGCTGAAGCCGTCATGGTGACGGCTGGTAATGACGATGTACTTCTGGCCGGCATCGGCGGCTGTGCTCACCCATGTTTCGGCATCGAAAGCAACCGGGTTGAACTGATGTACGAGTTTCCGATATTCCGTAACTGGAATCTGTTGGGTGTGCATGACCCATTCTTCGACTCCCAGAATCGAATACAGCCCCCAGTGAATGAACATCCCGAAGCGGGCGTTCTGAAACCACTGCAACCCTTCCTGCGATGCCTGCCTGGCCATACGTCATCTCCACAGTGAGACCCTAATCCCAGGTAAAACCCCGGGTGTAACACTACACGGTTGCTGACGCACACATTCTGCCAACGACGATGACGCGTGCACATTTGCCCGTCGCTGTGTGTAGAGGATACTTCGTATCCGGTATACATGCATGTAGTCTGGCATCAGTCGCCGGCGTCCCGCTGACCCGGTCTCTGGGGCGGACCAGTTTATGCTGCCTGGTCACCGGGCTCTTTACTCTAGACCGATCTTCTGACAAATCCACCAAACAAACCTCTGGACTCTGTAAACCTGTCGGCGCTACAGGATCGAGCCCACCTGAATAACGGGAATACCGAAGCCGTTCTCAGCACCAAAACGTTGTCAGCCCAAGGCTTCAGTCAAACATCGAAAATCTGTTCTTTGTCGAGGTCCACTAAGACGTACTCGAACAGGTGACGGACTATACGCTGCCGGTCGTCATCGTCGCCTCGTGTCAAGCGCCCTCGAAACCGCGTGCTCAGACGTCGGCCACGACAGAATGACTTCGTCCTTCACTGCATCTGCAGCCGGTATCCCACACCCGGCTCGGTGATCAGAATCTCAGGCATGGCCGGAACCTCCTCGATCTTCTGCCGGAGCTGGGCGAAATACACGCGCAGGTAGTGGGTCTCCTGCACGTATTCGGGTCCCCACACCTCGCGCAGA
It contains:
- a CDS encoding winged helix-turn-helix domain-containing protein, whose translation is MIRHAGRVLTYQQILREVWGPEYVQETHYLRVYFAQLRQKIEEVPAMPEILITEPGVGYRLQMQ
- a CDS encoding alpha-L-fucosidase, whose protein sequence is MARQASQEGLQWFQNARFGMFIHWGLYSILGVEEWVMHTQQIPVTEYRKLVHQFNPVAFDAETWVSTAADAGQKYIVITSRHHDGFSMYDTALSDYKVTATPFGRDPIRELADAVARRSDMKLGFYSSLLDWHHPAYRFRTESGLAWSDYVGFLHGQVRELCTNYGEIACMWFDGDWPRHPITEANAYFVAGGSFEYDALYEMIHTLQPNAVVSNNRHEAPLPGEDIQGFEQDLPGMNTAGFNTTEIHALPIEVCMTINDHWGYSAADHNTKSTRRLIHLLVRSASMGANYLLNVGPTPLGEIVPDQVSRLHRVGDWLQVNGEAVYGTRKGGIPATAVAVSTRRGDTHYVHILEHLSDEIVLDGVSEAITSARFLADGAPAFFERRGDMAVLRVPEERCDPYDTVIALQ